From Candidatus Omnitrophota bacterium, a single genomic window includes:
- the amrB gene encoding AmmeMemoRadiSam system protein B, translated as MGSFKVRMPAVAGQFYPSTPKKLSALISGFIDKDAKRLDAIACVMPHAGYVYSGAVAAAVVSRLKVKDRIIILGPNHTGAGAAFSIMPKGIWQTPLGEVPVDEELAAGIMRNCGFLADNDLAHLDEHSLEVEIPFFQYFNKDFQIVPIVIGSHDPEYLKQLGLGIAAAVKEADLKDSVLIVASSDMTHYEPQEKAEAKDKQAIQAILELDEDKLTRAVVELDISMCGYAPVAAMIRCAKELGAGKAELVKYETSGKVSGDTTSVVGYAGIIIY; from the coding sequence ATGGGAAGCTTTAAGGTGCGCATGCCTGCGGTCGCGGGACAGTTCTATCCTTCAACCCCTAAAAAATTATCCGCGTTGATCTCAGGGTTTATTGATAAAGACGCCAAGCGTTTGGATGCTATCGCCTGCGTTATGCCTCATGCCGGATATGTTTATTCCGGGGCAGTGGCCGCAGCGGTCGTATCCCGGCTTAAAGTAAAGGACCGGATCATCATCCTGGGGCCGAACCATACCGGCGCGGGCGCAGCTTTCAGCATAATGCCTAAAGGTATATGGCAGACGCCTCTGGGCGAAGTTCCCGTTGATGAGGAATTGGCAGCCGGGATAATGCGTAACTGCGGATTTTTGGCTGATAACGATCTGGCGCATTTAGATGAGCATTCCCTAGAAGTGGAGATCCCGTTCTTTCAGTATTTTAATAAAGATTTTCAGATCGTCCCGATAGTGATCGGCTCGCATGATCCGGAATACCTGAAACAACTGGGTTTGGGTATTGCCGCGGCGGTTAAGGAAGCGGATTTAAAAGATTCTGTCCTGATCGTCGCCAGTTCGGATATGACCCATTACGAGCCGCAGGAAAAAGCCGAGGCCAAGGATAAACAGGCTATTCAGGCTATTCTGGAACTTGATGAGGATAAGCTCACGCGCGCGGTGGTTGAGCTGGACATCTCTATGTGCGGTTATGCCCCGGTTGCGGCGATGATCCGCTGCGCAAAGGAACTCGGAGCAGGCAAGGCGGAGTTGGTTAAATACGAAACCAGCGGTAAAGTTTCCGGCGATACCACAAGCGTGGTAGGTTATGCCGGGATAATCATTTATTAA
- a CDS encoding sugar phosphate isomerase/epimerase, translating into MGLVFSTSWNAFRHTHAEKLIFEIKELGFNEIELSFNLTADMVGEIEGLVKKAGISVRSVHNFCPIPAGVERKLALPDYYSMSSPDDEERAKAVKQTKGTIDTAARLNASAAVLHCGRVEIPDRTRKLIALYAEGKSGAPEFLELRDQMAAERKTRQKPYFENTLKSLDELNRYADKKGVALGVENRFYYREIPDFSEIGLILNAFKGSRIFYWHDVGHAQVMDNLGLSRHRDYLDLYKDRLFGVHLHDLKGCVDHHAPFTGGFDFKKLLPYLKKDTLKVIEAHYPATPEDIVGGRKILEADFNGKL; encoded by the coding sequence ATGGGGCTGGTATTTTCTACTTCCTGGAACGCCTTTCGCCACACGCACGCGGAAAAACTGATATTTGAGATAAAGGAACTGGGTTTCAATGAAATAGAGCTGAGCTTCAACCTTACCGCTGATATGGTAGGGGAGATCGAAGGCCTGGTCAAAAAGGCCGGCATCTCGGTAAGAAGCGTGCATAATTTTTGTCCTATCCCCGCCGGCGTTGAACGTAAACTCGCCTTGCCTGATTATTATTCCATGTCCTCCCCGGACGACGAGGAAAGGGCAAAAGCCGTAAAACAGACCAAAGGGACAATTGATACCGCTGCCAGGCTGAACGCCTCGGCAGCAGTTTTACATTGCGGCAGGGTTGAAATACCTGACCGGACCCGAAAGCTGATCGCGTTGTACGCCGAAGGCAAGTCCGGCGCCCCGGAATTTCTGGAACTCCGGGATCAGATGGCCGCAGAACGCAAAACCCGCCAAAAACCATATTTTGAGAATACGCTTAAAAGCCTGGACGAACTTAACCGCTATGCCGACAAAAAAGGCGTAGCCTTGGGCGTGGAAAACCGTTTTTATTACCGGGAAATACCGGATTTTTCCGAGATCGGACTTATTTTAAACGCATTCAAGGGATCGCGTATATTCTACTGGCATGATGTGGGGCACGCCCAGGTTATGGATAATCTCGGGTTGTCCAGGCACAGGGATTATCTGGATTTGTATAAAGACCGGTTGTTCGGCGTGCATTTGCATGATCTTAAAGGATGCGTTGACCACCATGCTCCTTTTACAGGGGGGTTTGATTTTAAAAAACTTCTCCCATACCTGAAAAAAGACACCTTGAAGGTAATTGAGGCGCATTATCCGGCGACCCCGGAGGATATCGTCGGGGGCCGGAAGATACTGGAGGCGGACTTTAATGGGAAGCTTTAA
- the rpsU gene encoding 30S ribosomal protein S21 has protein sequence MPKVEIKEGDSFESAIRRFKRQIEQEGILREVRDRKHYQKPSEKKRRKMRERR, from the coding sequence TTGCCTAAAGTTGAGATCAAGGAAGGAGATTCCTTTGAATCCGCGATCCGCCGTTTCAAACGCCAGATCGAGCAGGAAGGGATATTAAGGGAAGTAAGGGACCGCAAGCATTACCAGAAGCCCAGCGAGAAGAAAAGAAGGAAGATGCGGGAAAGAAGGTAA
- the mtaB gene encoding tRNA (N(6)-L-threonylcarbamoyladenosine(37)-C(2))-methylthiotransferase MtaB: MSYPAATKTIKFITLGCKVNQYDTQLMRESLLAAGFKETQAKDASADVYVVNTCTVTHKADRDSLYSIHRSLRRNPKARLVVTGCLAELDKQLLKQQPGSALIVSNRDKAKVVSLMRKRFPGLFRRGPARSGGLNKGITFFQGHTRAFLKVQDGCNNRCSYCKVPLVRGVSRSQPVSLVRKQAEALARNGFKEVVLTGICLGSYGKDLARKADLVDLINAIEDIPGLARIRLSSIEAGDVSARLIRKIASSGKLCNHLHIPIQSGDARILKKMNRRYSPEDYLKLIRRIKASIPDIAITTDVLVGFPGEKEENFQNTLDLIKDILPLRLHVFAYSPREHTRACDMPQAAAAEVVKERCLRLKAAGQKCGQAYQRHFLSRRMDVLVEDRPAEGNSLWEGHTSNYIKVLFKSPLDLKNRLIPVKLTGNSADTMSAVLARQTA, from the coding sequence ATGAGCTATCCTGCCGCAACTAAAACAATTAAATTTATAACCCTGGGCTGCAAGGTGAACCAGTATGACACGCAGTTGATGCGCGAGTCTTTGTTAGCCGCTGGTTTTAAAGAAACTCAAGCTAAAGACGCGTCAGCGGATGTGTATGTGGTCAATACCTGCACTGTGACCCATAAGGCTGATCGGGATTCCCTTTATTCCATTCATCGCAGCCTGCGCCGGAATCCCAAAGCCAGACTGGTGGTGACCGGATGCCTGGCTGAATTGGATAAACAGCTTTTGAAACAGCAGCCAGGATCAGCATTGATCGTGAGTAACCGGGACAAAGCCAAGGTAGTCAGCTTGATGCGCAAGAGATTTCCCGGGTTATTCCGCAGGGGTCCTGCCCGATCAGGGGGACTGAACAAAGGCATAACTTTCTTTCAGGGGCATACCCGGGCTTTTTTAAAGGTCCAGGACGGATGCAATAATCGCTGCAGTTATTGCAAGGTGCCGTTGGTCAGAGGGGTATCCCGCAGCCAGCCTGTATCTCTAGTCAGGAAGCAGGCAGAGGCGTTAGCCCGGAATGGTTTTAAAGAAGTGGTTTTGACCGGTATATGCCTCGGGTCATACGGCAAAGACCTCGCCCGTAAGGCAGACCTGGTAGACCTGATCAATGCTATTGAAGATATCCCCGGGCTGGCCAGGATACGCTTGAGTTCGATCGAGGCCGGGGACGTATCCGCGAGGCTGATCAGAAAGATAGCTTCTTCCGGCAAATTATGCAACCACCTGCATATACCCATACAAAGCGGGGATGCCCGGATACTTAAAAAGATGAACCGCAGGTATTCGCCTGAAGATTATCTCAAGCTTATCCGCAGGATAAAGGCGAGTATTCCGGATATCGCCATTACTACCGATGTCCTGGTTGGTTTTCCCGGTGAAAAAGAAGAAAACTTCCAGAATACCCTGGATCTGATCAAAGATATCCTTCCTTTGCGTTTGCATGTGTTCGCCTACAGCCCCAGGGAACATACCCGGGCCTGCGATATGCCCCAGGCAGCCGCGGCTGAAGTTGTAAAGGAAAGATGCCTCAGGCTCAAAGCTGCCGGCCAAAAGTGCGGACAAGCGTATCAAAGGCATTTTCTTTCCAGGAGAATGGATGTTTTAGTGGAAGATCGGCCAGCAGAGGGCAATTCGTTATGGGAAGGGCACACATCGAATTATATAAAGGTATTGTTCAAATCTCCCCTTGACCTTAAGAACCGGCTTATTCCGGTGAAATTGACCGGGAATAGCGCTGATACAATGTCCGCTGTTTTGGCCCGCCAAACCGCTTAA
- a CDS encoding 16S rRNA (uracil(1498)-N(3))-methyltransferase has translation MNRFYCVSVKITGDKASLTEESVVHHIRDVLRLKPGEEMVVFDQAGCQFKGVIKAILPREIIVRVKEIIPAAKADHRVKICVACAIPKRSKFDDIIDKLTQLGVDRIIPMITERVVVKMEKEKQEARKVRWAKIALAASQQSQRSSIPLVEKVMDFGQVMVLSSGFDMRLIPTLPGKRKAFKDILEAAKPENIMVLIGPEGDFSEDETAAALRSGFIPVSLGDLVMRVETAAVYVAAILNYELSCRN, from the coding sequence ATGAACAGGTTCTATTGCGTATCCGTAAAAATAACCGGGGACAAGGCGAGCCTCACGGAGGAAAGCGTAGTCCATCATATCCGGGATGTATTGCGGCTAAAGCCCGGGGAAGAGATGGTCGTGTTCGACCAGGCAGGCTGCCAATTCAAGGGCGTTATTAAGGCTATCCTGCCCCGGGAGATCATTGTCCGGGTCAAAGAAATCATACCCGCGGCCAAGGCGGATCACCGGGTAAAGATCTGTGTCGCCTGCGCTATTCCCAAAAGATCCAAGTTCGATGATATTATCGATAAGCTTACCCAACTGGGAGTGGACAGGATCATTCCGATGATCACCGAAAGGGTAGTGGTAAAGATGGAGAAGGAAAAGCAGGAAGCCCGCAAGGTCCGCTGGGCCAAGATCGCTTTAGCCGCTTCCCAACAGAGCCAGCGCAGCAGCATTCCGCTGGTGGAGAAGGTGATGGATTTTGGCCAGGTTATGGTTTTGTCATCGGGTTTTGATATGAGATTGATCCCAACTCTTCCCGGCAAGCGCAAGGCATTTAAAGATATACTTGAAGCCGCCAAGCCGGAAAACATCATGGTTTTGATCGGCCCTGAAGGCGACTTCTCAGAAGATGAAACCGCGGCAGCGCTGCGGTCGGGATTTATCCCGGTATCCCTGGGTGATCTGGTCATGCGCGTGGAGACAGCGGCTGTTTATGTTGCCGCAATACTTAATTATGAGCTATCCTGCCGCAACTAA
- a CDS encoding sulfite exporter TauE/SafE family protein, with protein MNDVAAGIFLSGLFLGSGPCLANCGPLLAAYITGTNKNVRQSISAYLVFSLSRIAVYGILGLLFFYFGQLAAEEFFSAYRGYIFIAAGIFISVTGFLVILGKGPHNRLCDRLSGSLIHKGNKAIVLIGLVTGVSPCLPLLSVLSYIGLVSKSWQSSLFYGFLFGLGTTFSVLFILSVSCGLIPGFLKGRPGILSVINRVCGLILVLLGLQIILRGIR; from the coding sequence ATGAATGATGTTGCCGCGGGGATATTTTTGTCCGGATTATTCCTGGGAAGCGGGCCGTGCCTGGCCAACTGCGGGCCGTTGCTGGCCGCGTATATAACCGGGACGAATAAGAATGTCCGGCAGTCTATATCAGCCTACCTGGTATTTTCATTAAGCCGGATCGCGGTTTACGGCATTCTGGGTTTGTTGTTTTTTTACTTCGGCCAGCTGGCCGCAGAAGAATTCTTTAGCGCCTACCGCGGGTATATCTTCATAGCGGCGGGAATATTTATTTCGGTTACCGGGTTTCTGGTCATCCTGGGCAAAGGGCCGCATAACCGCTTATGCGACAGACTTTCCGGATCCTTGATACACAAGGGCAATAAGGCTATTGTCCTGATCGGCCTGGTTACCGGTGTCTCGCCGTGCCTGCCGCTTTTATCCGTGCTTTCTTATATCGGGCTGGTTTCGAAATCCTGGCAGTCAAGCCTGTTTTACGGGTTCTTATTCGGTTTAGGGACCACGTTTTCCGTCTTATTTATTCTATCCGTTTCCTGCGGCTTGATCCCCGGTTTTTTAAAGGGCAGGCCCGGGATATTGTCCGTAATTAACCGTGTTTGCGGCTTGATCTTAGTTCTTTTAGGCCTGCAGATTATTTTGAGAGGTATAAGATGA